A stretch of Saccharothrix texasensis DNA encodes these proteins:
- a CDS encoding endonuclease/exonuclease/phosphatase family protein — protein MVDIEERRTRRKGTTFLLVVAAITFLLAAFTRLLGIDGTRHMVATTALTPYFTAAGVVLGALALLLRRWAVGTLTMLVAVVLVAAVAPRAFPDSRPVGVGREVTVMAANVLVGRADAGAVVAAVKAHDVDVLTLQELTPAMVLDLERAGLDEVLPFRHFLDEPGGSGSGVASRYPVFPRTLTPPSTLRQAGALVDLPGEDLEVLSVHPLPPVEAVGPESWQRDLAGLPDRELDGPVRVLAGDFNATLDHVGLRRLLNSGYVDAADQVGAGLDPTWPSGALWPPPVTLDHVLVDGRCPVDTFTVVDIPGSDHRAVVSRFVVPAR, from the coding sequence GTGGTCGACATCGAGGAACGCCGCACCAGGCGCAAGGGGACGACGTTCCTGCTGGTAGTGGCGGCCATCACGTTCCTGCTCGCCGCCTTCACCCGGCTGCTCGGCATCGACGGCACCCGCCACATGGTGGCCACGACGGCCCTGACGCCCTACTTCACGGCGGCCGGCGTGGTGCTGGGCGCGTTGGCGCTGCTGCTGCGGCGCTGGGCGGTCGGCACGCTGACGATGCTGGTCGCGGTGGTGCTGGTGGCGGCCGTCGCGCCGCGCGCGTTCCCCGACTCGCGGCCGGTCGGCGTGGGCCGGGAGGTCACCGTGATGGCGGCGAACGTGCTGGTCGGCAGGGCCGACGCGGGGGCGGTCGTGGCGGCGGTGAAGGCGCACGACGTCGACGTGCTCACGTTGCAGGAGCTGACCCCGGCGATGGTGCTCGACCTCGAACGGGCGGGCCTGGACGAGGTGCTGCCCTTCCGGCACTTCCTGGACGAGCCGGGCGGCTCCGGGTCCGGCGTCGCGTCCCGCTACCCGGTGTTCCCGCGCACGCTCACGCCGCCCAGCACGCTGCGCCAGGCCGGCGCGTTGGTCGACCTGCCCGGCGAGGACCTGGAGGTGCTGTCCGTGCACCCGTTGCCGCCGGTGGAGGCCGTCGGGCCGGAGAGCTGGCAGCGCGACCTGGCGGGCCTGCCGGACCGGGAGTTGGACGGTCCGGTGCGGGTGCTCGCGGGCGACTTCAACGCCACCCTGGACCACGTCGGCCTGCGCCGGCTCCTCAACAGCGGCTACGTCGACGCCGCCGACCAGGTGGGCGCGGGCCTGGACCCGACCTGGCCGTCGGGCGCGCTGTGGCCGCCGCCGGTCACGCTCGACCACGTGCTGGTGGACGGGCGGTGCCCGGTCGACACGTTCACCGTGGTCGACATCCCCGGCTCGGACCACCGGGCCGTGGTCAGCCGATTCGTCGTGCCAGCTCGGTGA
- a CDS encoding alpha/beta fold hydrolase, translating to MSVAEFGGSGQGILLLHGLMSRASTWWTVAQWLKPYGRVVAPDARGHGRNPVRGPYRTEDFVADAAAVIERHDLAPAVVIGHSMGGLHAWALAATRPDLVRAVVAEDVVPDNRGRTVEEWKWYFDAWPPAFESLAHVRQVVDVPRVEEMFEEREDGWHLIAHLPDLYEIASEWGERAYWDHVDAIRCPMLVIEAGLGGLRAGQMAEVARRTGATHLVVPESGHVVHDEAPEVYRGAVEAFLSGSIDPV from the coding sequence ATGAGCGTTGCGGAGTTCGGGGGATCGGGGCAGGGCATCCTGCTGCTCCACGGCCTGATGAGCCGGGCGAGCACGTGGTGGACGGTGGCGCAGTGGCTCAAGCCGTACGGGCGGGTGGTCGCGCCGGACGCGCGCGGCCACGGCCGCAACCCGGTGCGGGGGCCGTACCGGACGGAGGACTTCGTCGCCGACGCGGCCGCCGTGATCGAGCGGCACGACCTCGCGCCCGCCGTGGTCATCGGGCACTCGATGGGCGGGCTGCACGCGTGGGCGCTCGCCGCGACCCGGCCAGACCTGGTGCGCGCGGTCGTGGCGGAGGACGTGGTGCCGGACAACCGGGGCCGCACGGTCGAGGAGTGGAAGTGGTACTTCGACGCGTGGCCGCCCGCGTTCGAGTCCCTGGCGCACGTGCGGCAGGTCGTGGACGTGCCGCGGGTGGAGGAGATGTTCGAGGAGCGCGAGGACGGCTGGCACCTCATCGCGCACCTGCCCGACCTGTACGAGATCGCCTCCGAGTGGGGCGAGCGGGCGTACTGGGACCACGTCGACGCCATCCGGTGCCCGATGCTGGTGATCGAGGCGGGCCTCGGCGGGCTGCGCGCCGGGCAGATGGCCGAGGTGGCGCGGCGGACCGGGGCGACGCACCTGGTGGTGCCGGAGTCGGGGCACGTCGTGCACGACGAGGCGCCGGAGGTCTACCGGGGCGCGGTGGAGGCGTTCCTGAGCGGGTCGATCGACCCGGTCTGA
- a CDS encoding A/G-specific adenine glycosylase, translating into MSLDAELLLDWFADTARDLPWRRPECTAWGVLVSEIMLQQTPVARVEPIWHEWLARWPTPSAMAKASQGEVVRAWGKLGYPRRALRLHAAAQAIAEQHDDVVPSDVDTLLALPGIGAYTARAVAAFAYGQRCPVVDTNVRRVVARAVHGAGDAGPPATTKDMKDVEALLPEEEERAAVYSAALMELGALVCTARAPKCADCPVFDGCAWQLNGRPAYDGPAKVAQKFAGTDRQVRGLLLDVLRGTSEPVAKSRLDVVWSDAGQRDRCLHSLLVDGLVEQTAAGLFALPGEH; encoded by the coding sequence ATGAGCCTGGACGCCGAGCTCCTCCTCGACTGGTTCGCCGACACCGCCCGCGACCTGCCCTGGCGACGGCCGGAGTGCACGGCGTGGGGCGTGCTGGTCAGCGAGATCATGTTGCAGCAGACCCCCGTGGCGCGGGTCGAGCCCATCTGGCACGAGTGGCTGGCCCGCTGGCCGACGCCGTCGGCGATGGCGAAGGCGAGCCAGGGCGAGGTGGTGCGCGCCTGGGGCAAGCTGGGCTACCCGCGCCGCGCCCTCCGGCTGCACGCCGCCGCGCAGGCCATCGCCGAGCAGCACGACGACGTCGTCCCGAGCGACGTCGACACCCTCCTGGCCCTGCCGGGCATCGGCGCGTACACGGCACGGGCCGTCGCGGCGTTCGCCTACGGGCAGCGGTGCCCGGTGGTCGACACGAACGTCCGGCGCGTCGTGGCACGGGCCGTGCACGGCGCGGGTGACGCGGGTCCGCCGGCCACGACCAAGGACATGAAGGACGTCGAAGCCCTCCTCCCCGAAGAGGAGGAGCGCGCCGCCGTCTACTCGGCCGCCTTGATGGAGCTGGGCGCCCTGGTCTGCACGGCCCGCGCGCCCAAGTGCGCGGACTGCCCGGTGTTCGACGGGTGCGCGTGGCAGCTCAACGGTCGTCCCGCGTACGACGGCCCGGCCAAGGTCGCGCAGAAGTTCGCGGGCACCGACCGGCAGGTGCGGGGCCTGCTGCTGGACGTGCTGCGCGGCACCAGCGAGCCGGTGGCGAAGTCCCGGCTCGACGTGGTGTGGTCGGACGCGGGCCAGCGGGACCGGTGCCTGCACTCGCTGCTCGTCGACGGCCTGGTCGAGCAGACGGCCGCGGGCCTGTTCGCGCTGCCCGGCGAGCACTGA
- the pcp gene encoding pyroglutamyl-peptidase I codes for MDVLLTGFEPFGGELTNPSWDAVQAVRSDGHRLTKLRLPCVFGESVAAVRDALAVRRYDLVVCVGQAGGRDGVTPERVAVNLDDARIPDNAGGQPIDEPVVPGGPAAYFTGLPVKACVAALAADGIPASVSHSAGTFVCNHVFYGLMHLVATEHPGVRGGFVHVPFSPEQAEAGGHPSLPVATTARALELIVRTSLSTSVDLRATAGTLH; via the coding sequence GTGGATGTTTTGCTGACGGGTTTCGAACCGTTCGGCGGGGAGCTCACCAACCCGTCCTGGGACGCGGTCCAGGCGGTGCGGTCGGACGGTCACCGGCTGACGAAGCTGCGCCTGCCGTGCGTGTTCGGCGAGTCGGTCGCCGCGGTGCGCGACGCCCTCGCCGTCCGCCGGTACGACCTCGTCGTGTGCGTGGGGCAGGCAGGTGGCCGGGACGGGGTCACACCGGAGCGCGTCGCGGTGAACCTGGACGACGCCCGCATCCCCGACAACGCGGGCGGGCAGCCCATCGACGAGCCCGTGGTGCCCGGCGGTCCGGCGGCGTACTTCACCGGGCTGCCGGTGAAGGCGTGCGTGGCGGCGTTGGCGGCCGACGGCATCCCGGCGTCGGTGTCGCACTCCGCGGGCACGTTCGTGTGCAACCACGTGTTCTACGGCCTGATGCACCTGGTCGCGACCGAGCACCCGGGCGTGCGCGGCGGGTTCGTGCACGTGCCGTTCTCGCCGGAGCAGGCCGAGGCGGGCGGCCACCCCAGCCTGCCCGTCGCCACCACCGCCCGGGCGCTGGAGCTGATCGTGCGCACGTCGCTGAGCACGTCCGTCGACCTGCGCGCCACCGCCGGCACCCTGCACTGA
- a CDS encoding SIR2 family NAD-dependent protein deacylase translates to MNEALDRAAELISSADAVLVCAGAGMGVDSGLPDFRGATGFWQAYPPYERLGLRFEELADPVHFVEDPALAWGFYGHRLDLYRRTLPHDGFRVLREWGARVFTSNVDGQFQRAGFDHVAEVHGSIHHLQCVQPCTDDVWPADDVVVDVDPATMRATGPLPSCRNCGGLARPNILMFGDWAWLGGPSQKALDALAQWRRAHRDIVVLELGAGVAVPTVRRQAELASAASGALVRVNPREPEVRHGRGVSLPMGALAAITELARRIG, encoded by the coding sequence GTGAACGAGGCGCTCGACCGCGCGGCGGAGCTGATCTCCTCCGCCGACGCGGTGCTGGTGTGCGCGGGCGCGGGGATGGGCGTCGACTCCGGCCTGCCCGACTTCCGCGGCGCGACCGGCTTCTGGCAGGCCTACCCGCCCTACGAGCGGCTGGGCCTGCGGTTCGAGGAGCTGGCCGACCCGGTGCACTTCGTGGAGGACCCGGCGCTCGCGTGGGGCTTCTACGGGCACCGGCTCGACCTGTACCGGCGCACGCTCCCGCACGACGGGTTCCGCGTGCTGCGCGAGTGGGGCGCGCGGGTGTTCACGTCGAACGTGGACGGCCAGTTCCAGCGGGCCGGGTTCGACCACGTGGCCGAGGTGCACGGGTCGATCCACCACCTCCAGTGCGTGCAGCCGTGCACGGACGACGTGTGGCCGGCCGACGACGTCGTGGTGGACGTGGACCCCGCGACGATGCGCGCCACCGGGCCGCTGCCGTCGTGCCGCAACTGCGGAGGGCTGGCGCGGCCGAACATCCTCATGTTCGGCGACTGGGCGTGGCTCGGCGGGCCGTCGCAGAAGGCGTTGGACGCCTTGGCGCAGTGGCGTCGGGCGCACCGCGACATCGTCGTGCTGGAGCTCGGCGCGGGGGTCGCGGTGCCGACCGTGCGGCGTCAGGCGGAGCTGGCCAGCGCCGCGTCGGGCGCGTTGGTCCGGGTCAACCCGCGCGAGCCGGAGGTGCGGCACGGGCGCGGGGTGTCCCTGCCGATGGGCGCCTTGGCGGCGATCACCGAGCTGGCACGACGAATCGGCTGA
- a CDS encoding CGNR zinc finger domain-containing protein: MATWARTLTRPDGQSFRFDPGSFAMELLVSGGPGELRVFEELHRPDDLAAWLVDSRLAATAPFTAADVRVTEAELAAVKRLRDAFWRVARAMVRDADLPADGLAVLNAATAETPRPVVDPRTRALTWARPITGTQVLGAAARDAVELVAHGGVRECSADDCGLLFVDASRAGNRRWCSMERCGNRHKVRAHRARHETEPAGAQ, translated from the coding sequence ATGGCGACGTGGGCGAGGACGCTGACCCGGCCGGACGGGCAGAGCTTCCGCTTCGACCCCGGCAGCTTCGCGATGGAACTGCTGGTCAGCGGCGGACCGGGCGAGCTGCGGGTGTTCGAGGAGCTGCACCGGCCCGACGACCTGGCCGCCTGGCTGGTCGACTCGCGCCTCGCCGCGACCGCGCCGTTCACCGCGGCCGACGTGCGCGTCACCGAAGCCGAGCTGGCCGCGGTGAAGCGGCTGCGCGACGCGTTCTGGCGGGTCGCGCGGGCGATGGTCCGGGACGCCGACCTCCCGGCCGACGGCCTGGCGGTGCTGAACGCGGCCACCGCCGAGACACCGCGGCCGGTCGTCGACCCGCGCACGCGCGCGCTCACGTGGGCACGGCCGATCACCGGCACGCAGGTGCTGGGCGCGGCGGCGCGGGACGCGGTCGAGCTCGTCGCGCACGGCGGCGTGCGGGAGTGCTCGGCGGACGACTGCGGCCTGCTGTTCGTGGACGCCTCCCGGGCGGGCAACCGCCGCTGGTGCTCGATGGAGCGCTGCGGCAACCGGCACAAGGTCCGCGCCCACCGGGCACGCCACGAGACGGAACCGGCCGGGGCGCAGTAA
- a CDS encoding 2'-5' RNA ligase family protein: MHALVVFFDAEADQAVRSLWRRIGARSELPPHLTYAAAGTIGPKVRAELREDLSRLWLPDVWLQTLSATGSTLQLGAVVDAELLAVHSAVHDVLAGRVKNPHGRHLPGTWVPHCTLVDGEDDEVRAAFAELHPITPIRAKTREMAIVDTQTGSIDPLRNASTAPR, encoded by the coding sequence GTGCACGCGCTGGTGGTGTTCTTCGACGCCGAGGCCGACCAGGCCGTTCGGTCGTTGTGGCGGCGGATCGGCGCGCGGTCGGAGCTGCCGCCGCACCTGACCTACGCGGCGGCGGGCACGATCGGGCCGAAGGTGCGCGCCGAGCTGCGCGAGGACCTGTCCCGGCTGTGGCTGCCCGACGTGTGGTTGCAGACCCTCAGCGCCACCGGGAGCACGTTGCAGCTCGGTGCGGTCGTGGACGCCGAGCTGCTGGCCGTGCACTCGGCCGTGCACGACGTCCTGGCCGGCCGGGTGAAGAACCCGCACGGCAGGCACCTGCCGGGCACCTGGGTGCCCCACTGCACGCTGGTCGACGGCGAGGACGACGAGGTGAGGGCCGCGTTCGCCGAGCTGCACCCGATCACGCCGATCCGCGCCAAGACCCGCGAGATGGCGATCGTGGACACTCAGACCGGGTCGATCGACCCGCTCAGGAACGCCTCCACCGCGCCCCGGTAG
- a CDS encoding antibiotic biosynthesis monooxygenase family protein, which produces MAVVKINAIHVPDGSGPELEKRFAARLGAVDSEPGFLGFQLLRPVKGDERYFVVTQWETEEDFQNWMGGRAKEAHSGERAKPVGTGSDLLEFEVVLSSQAKK; this is translated from the coding sequence ATGGCGGTTGTGAAGATCAATGCGATCCACGTGCCCGACGGCTCGGGCCCGGAGCTGGAGAAGCGGTTCGCCGCGCGCCTGGGCGCGGTCGACTCCGAGCCCGGTTTCCTCGGGTTCCAGCTCCTGCGGCCGGTCAAGGGCGACGAGCGGTACTTCGTGGTCACCCAGTGGGAGACCGAGGAGGACTTCCAGAACTGGATGGGCGGCCGGGCCAAGGAGGCGCACTCGGGCGAGCGCGCCAAGCCCGTCGGCACCGGGTCGGACCTGCTGGAGTTCGAGGTCGTGCTCAGCTCCCAAGCGAAGAAGTGA
- a CDS encoding M1 family metallopeptidase, with translation MAISPKARPYLIVVIVVLVVAGIVVARMPKDEPTATPTATATATTAPVVDAEGGDGAGDAYYPQDGNTGYDVGAYDVSVGYDPATKRLDGVAKITATATADLSRFNLDLYSLEVTGVDVRGQAADFRQEGDHELVVTPATPLASGEEFTTTVRYGGEPTLFEDRALGRSGWQISSSGGAFAAGEPHSATTWFPANDTPRDKASFALTARVPEGWSVISNGVEGGSTTADGWTSFRWVAEQPMATYLTTIAIDRWTVERSALPDGTPVVDAYAPGAEAGRQHEERLPEVLAFLAEKFGPYPFSSAGGIFLADDIGFSLETQTRPIYAGWADLDTVVHENAHQWFGDSVSLENWADICLNECFASYAQWLWAEAKQGVDLDDRYRAEVERVGERETYWGRKLYDMGRGNEFRGVYDKGQLALHALRRQIGDPAFDRVLKDWVAANRGGNASWPEFEAHAEQVSGQDLDAFFTAWFRGDQAPADEFLYPGPLRR, from the coding sequence ATGGCCATCAGTCCCAAGGCGCGCCCGTACCTGATCGTCGTCATCGTGGTGCTGGTGGTGGCCGGGATCGTGGTGGCCAGGATGCCGAAGGACGAGCCGACCGCGACGCCGACCGCGACCGCGACCGCCACCACCGCGCCCGTGGTGGACGCCGAGGGCGGCGACGGCGCCGGCGACGCGTACTACCCGCAGGACGGCAACACCGGCTACGACGTCGGCGCCTACGACGTGTCGGTCGGCTACGACCCGGCGACCAAGCGGCTGGACGGGGTCGCGAAGATCACCGCCACGGCCACCGCCGACCTGTCCCGGTTCAACCTGGACCTGTACTCGCTGGAGGTCACCGGCGTCGACGTGCGCGGGCAGGCCGCCGACTTCCGGCAGGAGGGCGACCACGAGCTGGTCGTGACGCCCGCGACCCCCCTGGCGAGCGGTGAGGAGTTCACCACCACCGTCCGGTACGGCGGCGAGCCGACCCTGTTCGAGGACCGTGCCCTGGGTCGCAGCGGCTGGCAGATCTCCTCCTCCGGCGGCGCGTTCGCGGCGGGCGAGCCGCACTCGGCGACCACCTGGTTCCCCGCCAACGACACCCCGCGCGACAAGGCGTCGTTCGCGTTGACCGCGCGCGTGCCGGAGGGCTGGTCGGTGATCTCCAACGGTGTCGAGGGCGGTTCCACCACCGCCGACGGCTGGACGTCGTTCCGCTGGGTCGCCGAGCAGCCGATGGCCACCTACCTGACCACGATCGCGATCGACCGGTGGACCGTCGAGCGGTCCGCGCTGCCCGACGGCACGCCGGTGGTGGACGCCTACGCGCCGGGCGCGGAGGCCGGCAGGCAGCACGAGGAGCGGCTCCCGGAGGTGCTCGCGTTCCTGGCGGAGAAGTTCGGGCCCTACCCGTTCTCCTCGGCGGGCGGCATCTTCCTGGCCGACGACATCGGTTTCTCGCTGGAGACGCAGACCCGGCCGATCTACGCGGGCTGGGCCGACCTCGACACCGTGGTGCACGAGAACGCGCACCAGTGGTTCGGCGACTCGGTGAGCCTGGAGAACTGGGCCGACATCTGCCTGAACGAGTGCTTCGCCTCCTACGCCCAGTGGCTGTGGGCCGAGGCGAAGCAGGGCGTCGACCTGGACGACCGGTACCGCGCCGAGGTCGAGCGGGTGGGCGAGCGCGAGACGTACTGGGGCCGCAAGCTCTACGACATGGGCCGGGGCAACGAGTTCCGGGGCGTCTACGACAAGGGTCAGCTCGCGCTGCACGCGTTGCGCCGCCAGATCGGCGACCCGGCGTTCGACCGCGTGCTCAAGGACTGGGTGGCCGCGAACCGGGGCGGCAACGCGTCGTGGCCGGAGTTCGAGGCGCACGCGGAGCAGGTGTCGGGCCAGGACCTGGACGCGTTCTTCACCGCGTGGTTCCGCGGCGACCAGGCGCCCGCCGACGAGTTCCTCTACCCGGGCCCGCTGCGCCGCTGA
- a CDS encoding ATP-dependent Clp protease ATP-binding subunit: MFERFTDRARRVVVLAQEEARMLNHNYIGTEHILLGLIHEGEGVAAKALESLGIALEGVRQQVEEIIGQGQQAPSGHIPFTPRAKKVLELSLREALQLGHNYIGTEHILLGLIREGEGVAAQVLVKLGADLNRVRQQVLQLLSGYSGGKEPAESGGRGEGTPSSSLVLDQFGRNLTASAREGKLDPVIGRTKEIERVMQVLSRRTKNNPVLIGEPGVGKTAVVEGLAQMVVKGEVPETLKDKQLYTLDLGSLVAGSRYRGDFEERLKKVLKEIRTRGDIILFIDEIHTLVGAGAAEGAIDAASILKPMLARGELQTIGATTLDEYRKYVEKDPALERRFQPIQVGEPSLEHTIEILKGLRDRYEAHHRVSITDSALVAAATLADRYINDRFLPDKAIDLIDEAGARMRIRRMTAPPDLREFDEKIADVRRDKESAIDAQDFERAAKLRDAEKTLLGQKAEREKQWKDGDLDVVAEVDDEQIAEVLANWTGIPVFKLTEEETTRLLRMEDELHKRIIGQVDAVKAVSQAIRRTRAGLKDPKRPSGSFIFAGPSGVGKTELSKALANFLFGEDDALIQIDMGEFHDRYTASRLFGAPPGYVGYEEGGQLTEKVRRKPFSVVLFDEIEKAHQEVYNTLLQVLEDGRLTDGQGRTVDFKNTVIIFTSNLGTSDISKAVGLGFTSGQDTASNYERMKNKVNDELKKHFRPEFLNRIDDIIVFHQLTQDEIIKMVDLMIARVEQQLKNKDMAIELTDRAKMLLAKRGFDPVLGARPLRRTIQREIEDQLSEKILFGEIQPGQIIITDVEGWDGESEADDKAHFTFRGETKPLQVPDAPPVDLAASGGDSGGDSDSESA; the protein is encoded by the coding sequence ATGTTCGAAAGGTTCACCGACCGCGCGAGGCGGGTGGTTGTCCTGGCCCAAGAAGAGGCCAGGATGCTCAACCACAACTACATCGGCACCGAGCACATCCTCCTGGGGTTGATCCACGAGGGTGAAGGTGTCGCCGCCAAGGCGCTGGAGTCGTTGGGGATCGCGCTGGAGGGCGTCCGCCAGCAGGTCGAAGAGATCATCGGCCAGGGTCAGCAGGCCCCATCCGGCCACATCCCCTTCACCCCGCGCGCCAAGAAGGTGCTCGAGCTGTCACTGCGCGAAGCGCTGCAGCTGGGGCACAACTACATCGGCACGGAGCACATCCTGCTCGGCCTGATCCGCGAGGGCGAGGGCGTCGCCGCCCAGGTGCTGGTCAAGCTCGGCGCGGACCTCAACCGGGTGCGCCAGCAGGTCCTGCAGCTCCTGTCCGGCTACTCCGGCGGCAAGGAGCCGGCGGAGTCCGGCGGCCGCGGCGAGGGCACCCCGTCCTCCTCCCTGGTCCTCGACCAGTTCGGGCGCAACCTGACCGCCAGCGCGCGGGAGGGCAAGCTCGACCCGGTGATCGGGCGCACCAAGGAGATCGAGCGGGTCATGCAGGTGCTGTCCCGCCGCACCAAGAACAACCCGGTCCTGATCGGCGAGCCCGGCGTGGGCAAGACCGCCGTGGTCGAGGGCTTGGCCCAGATGGTGGTCAAGGGCGAGGTGCCCGAGACGCTGAAGGACAAGCAGCTCTACACGCTGGACCTGGGTTCGCTGGTCGCGGGCTCGCGCTACCGCGGTGACTTCGAGGAGCGCCTGAAGAAGGTGCTCAAGGAGATCCGCACGCGCGGCGACATCATCCTGTTCATCGACGAGATCCACACCCTGGTGGGCGCCGGCGCGGCCGAGGGCGCGATCGACGCCGCGTCGATCCTCAAGCCCATGCTGGCCCGGGGCGAGCTCCAGACCATCGGCGCGACCACCCTCGACGAGTACCGCAAGTACGTCGAGAAGGACCCCGCCCTGGAGCGCCGGTTCCAGCCGATCCAGGTCGGCGAGCCGTCGCTGGAGCACACCATCGAGATCCTCAAGGGTCTGCGGGACCGGTACGAGGCGCACCACCGCGTCTCGATCACCGACTCCGCGCTGGTCGCCGCCGCGACGCTGGCCGACCGGTACATCAACGACCGGTTCCTGCCGGACAAGGCGATCGACCTCATCGACGAGGCGGGCGCGCGGATGCGCATCCGCCGGATGACCGCGCCGCCGGACCTGCGCGAGTTCGACGAGAAGATCGCCGACGTGCGCCGGGACAAGGAGTCCGCGATCGACGCGCAGGACTTCGAGCGCGCGGCGAAGCTCCGTGACGCGGAGAAGACGCTGCTGGGCCAGAAGGCCGAGCGGGAGAAGCAGTGGAAGGACGGCGACCTCGACGTCGTCGCCGAGGTGGACGACGAGCAGATCGCCGAGGTGCTGGCGAACTGGACCGGCATCCCCGTGTTCAAGCTCACCGAGGAGGAGACCACGCGTCTGCTCCGCATGGAGGACGAGCTGCACAAGCGGATCATCGGCCAGGTCGACGCGGTCAAGGCCGTGTCGCAGGCGATCCGCCGCACGAGGGCCGGCCTGAAGGACCCGAAGCGCCCGTCCGGCTCGTTCATCTTCGCCGGCCCGTCCGGTGTGGGCAAGACCGAGCTGTCGAAGGCGCTGGCGAACTTCCTGTTCGGCGAGGACGACGCCCTGATCCAGATCGACATGGGCGAGTTCCACGACCGCTACACGGCGTCGCGCCTGTTCGGTGCCCCTCCCGGCTACGTCGGCTACGAAGAGGGCGGCCAGCTCACCGAGAAGGTGCGCCGCAAGCCGTTCTCCGTGGTGCTGTTCGACGAGATCGAGAAGGCGCACCAGGAGGTCTACAACACGCTGCTGCAGGTGTTGGAGGACGGCCGCCTGACCGACGGTCAGGGCCGGACGGTGGACTTCAAGAACACCGTCATCATCTTCACGTCCAACCTGGGCACGTCGGACATCAGCAAGGCCGTCGGCCTCGGCTTCACCTCGGGTCAGGACACCGCGTCCAACTACGAGCGCATGAAGAACAAGGTCAACGACGAGCTGAAGAAGCACTTCCGGCCCGAGTTCCTCAACCGCATCGACGACATCATCGTCTTCCACCAGCTCACGCAGGACGAGATCATCAAGATGGTGGACCTGATGATCGCCCGCGTCGAGCAGCAGTTGAAGAACAAGGACATGGCGATCGAGCTCACGGATCGCGCGAAGATGCTGCTGGCCAAGCGCGGGTTCGACCCGGTGCTCGGCGCGCGGCCGCTGCGTCGCACGATCCAGCGCGAGATCGAGGACCAGCTGTCGGAGAAGATCCTGTTCGGGGAGATCCAGCCCGGCCAGATCATCATCACCGACGTCGAGGGCTGGGACGGCGAGTCCGAGGCCGACGACAAGGCGCACTTCACCTTCCGCGGCGAGACCAAGCCGCTGCAGGTGCCGGACGCCCCGCCGGTCGACCTGGCCGCCTCCGGTGGCGACTCGGGCGGCGACTCGGACTCCGAGTCCGCCTGA
- a CDS encoding beta-class carbonic anhydrase codes for MTAIDELLHRNAELGNIVPGDRSSPRPSMQVAILTCMDSRIRVFEIFGLKQGEAHVLRNAGGVVTDDMIRSLALSQRKLGTREVLLVHHTNCGLELVTEDDFKDELEQASGLRPPWSVEAFREVKDSVRGSVNRVRHSAFLPHRDNVRGFVYDVHTGELTEVV; via the coding sequence ATGACCGCGATCGACGAGCTGCTCCACCGCAACGCCGAATTGGGCAACATCGTTCCCGGCGACCGTTCCTCGCCGCGGCCTTCGATGCAAGTGGCCATCCTGACCTGCATGGACTCCCGCATCCGGGTGTTCGAGATCTTCGGCCTCAAGCAGGGTGAGGCGCACGTGCTGCGCAACGCGGGCGGTGTCGTGACGGACGACATGATCCGCTCGCTGGCGTTGAGCCAGCGCAAGCTCGGCACCCGTGAGGTGCTGCTGGTGCACCACACGAACTGCGGCCTGGAGCTGGTCACGGAAGACGACTTCAAGGACGAGCTGGAGCAGGCGTCCGGCCTGCGCCCGCCGTGGTCGGTGGAGGCGTTCCGCGAGGTGAAGGACAGCGTGCGCGGCTCGGTGAACCGGGTCCGGCACAGCGCCTTCCTCCCGCACCGGGACAACGTGCGCGGCTTCGTCTACGACGTGCACACAGGCGAGCTGACCGAAGTCGTCTGA